Below is a genomic region from Biomphalaria glabrata chromosome 3, xgBioGlab47.1, whole genome shotgun sequence.
AATGTGCAAGCTTTGCAGTCTCCCTCTTATGGTAAACACAGAGCTGTTTTTTCCTGCCCATTATCTCAAAGTTCTCTTCATTCTAAAGGTGAGAGGTCAGACAATATTTTAGCAAGAGAGATCAAGCCTCCAGTCCAGTCCTCCTTCAACCATGTTGTTCAGGTTTTCCTACCCAGTTCTAGTTATCCTGAAACTGAACAGTCTGGTCAGAGAGATGGAAGTTGGCAGACCAATAAAGAGTTTAACTTGCTTAGGTCAAATACAGAATATCAAAAAATGGAGTTAAGCACCAATGAGAGCCCACCATCTTACTTGCAGAATTATTCAAACTTGAGAGAGGATGTTAACATATCTGTTGAGTCTCTTTTCAATACAAATCAAACTAGTGAGACCATTTCAAATTTTGAATCAGATGTCCAAAAAGATCATCATTCAGAACATAAATCTGAGGCAAGTAATGTAAATGCTACAAACACAGTTAGGTCACCAAGCAGTCAGCAATTAAAAACttgcaaaaacaaaactattgaaaGCACTTTATTAATAGATTCACAGCTTAAAAGCAATAAGAAAATTATTACGGAATTCAGATATTGCAGCCCAAACTACACACCAAACAGTTCATGGCATAAATTAAAAGATCCAGTTTCCACTAGCATCAAATCTGCTAAAATTCATTACATGAAATCAAAAGGTGAACTTCTCTATGTGCCAGTTGGAGATTCTTTGAGGTCTTTCATCAATGAGCACCCCATGGTACAAGGGATCTACCTCCATAAAGGCAAGAGGGAGATCAAGAAACAGCTGGCTCAACTGTGCCGTCAGTATGACTCAGGTGACAGAATGACATCTTGGCGAAGAGGTAAAGAGATTCTGGAGCGCAATCGATTTGATGACTTTTTTGAGCTGACAGAGGAAGGTAGGAAGGAGCAGGAGGAAGTACTGGCATCTAGGAAGCGTGATCAGTATGTAGTCAACTGGTATGTCTGGTGTCCTGGCCATAGTAATTGTAGAAGGAAATGTGGTGGCTTTGGCATGTGTCTGGAGAGtaagttaaattttttattttatcatcacATTTATGTAGTAACAGCTTTCAtcacaaatcttttttttataattttttttttacttttcaaagtaatgtctttttttcaattcaCTGTTACATATTGATTGTTTTAGAaattattgaaagaaaaaccttttttaaagacaaattcattatgtttattttgttaatatgttgcataatacattaaataatacaaattggaAACCTGCTTGAAGTTTTGGAGAGTAAACCAACTCTTAAGACTGAACATTTCAAAGCATTAAGCTAAgacatttcaattttaaatacattttcattaaaaagCTACAACAGGTTTGGGGACTCCCCCACGCTTTATAATGTTTAATGGGACATCATCACATTTTTCATGTAAAATGACTCAGTCAGGGCCTTAGATTTTTATCTTTATGATCTAAGCTGATAAAGCTATCAATGAATGATTTGTTTCACATGttcataattactattttgtttgtgtgaCAGAGTGTAAAGGTATGATGCACAAGCAGGACAGACACAACTGCAGCCTGATGATCAACATGAAGCTATTTTTAAGTGACATGTCCACTTGGAGGGTCAACATCATTGGTTCCCATGTTCCTGCTGGGTCAGGGGTCAATTGGGTACCCCCAGTACTCTACAGTCTCCAGTCATCCTCTGGCAGAATGCTGGATGATTTGAGCTCTACAGAACAAGCCAAAACAGCACAGAGAAATAGTTCTTGCAAGAAGACAGCAACTCAAAGCAGCACATCTGCTGGAAGTGATGCAGCCAATAATCTGCCCCCTGCTAGCCTTTCTCTGCACAAAGTTTGCAAGAGCTCAACTCAGACATCCAAGGGTTCAATGACCTTTCCATCCAAGAAAAGAATTTCAAAGATGTTGTCCAATTTAAAACGACGGAGACTAGAAAGGCAGTCATCTTTGAAAGCTGCTTCATTTAGGAAGGGAGACAATTCTGTAATAAGCAATGAACAGGATAATTTCCAACTAGAAGGCTTGAAGCCAAAGATAGCTTGGGGTACTAAAGATGTAGGTAGTGAAGCTGACAGAGACCATGGTACTCATTCTTCAATGAAACATCCTGTGAATTcagattttgaaaatatttttgaaaacttAACTCGACACTTTGGCATTGATGTCAGTGCTAGAAAACTTAGCAACTATACTACTGAGTGTGAAATCAACAAAGCAGATACTTCTGCCATGCCTGATAGTACAGGCTTGGTCAAGTCATCACTGGCAGTTGAGAGATCAAATAATTTAAAGTGTTCCCCCATTCTTACCCACAAGTATAACTTGGATGTGGCTCAAGGATTAGGCTTAGACCAACCTTATCTTAATGCTAATACTCTAAGTGACATTTTGCAGCAAGCTAATGGTCAAGATAATTTTGACTTCCAAGTTGAAATGAGTTCATCTATTGATTCAGGTCTCAATGATAGCTACAGCTCCAAAAGCCTCAATGAATGGAAATCAGAATACCGTATGAACTGGCACAGCTCAAATGCAGTGAAGCAAGATAGTTCATGTCTCTCTGATGTTTTCCCTTTGCAGACTTCATCTGCTTGCTCTCCGCAGTCTAACAATCTGTTTGAATGTTCCGATGCTCCTTTGAATACTTATATCAAATCAGAATCTGAGGCCATTGCTTCCATTGTCCAGTCTCTCTGTGGGGCTTCTGATTTTGATACAATGCAGGCCATAGCTCTGCATGATCCCATGGTGAACCCAGAGCTCACTGACACTACCCAGGTCAGTGCTAACAACCTGACCTTGCTAGAAGCTTTGCCTTCTTACCAGGAAGCAACAGCTTCTTTGGTGCACCAGTTAACCCAACCAGCTCATAAATTAGACCATTTAGATGAGTGATTCAAAGTGCAAAAAATAATTAGTGTTATATTTAttgagtttttatttattagtttattTTGATGTGGAAATAAAGTTGCTAGAACAgacactttgttttcttaattctctttcaagaaataaaaataaattttttagtcTTGACATTATAAATgtgtatttctatttttaaaattatttataactttATATCTGATCCTCTTGCACAGTATTTGCATTTTTTGGGATACACATTCTTCAAGTTTTATCTGTAACAGAGTAAACTTTGAAGGAAGAATAATTgactttgtatatatatatatatatatatatatatatatatatatacaggtaGTCCTCGACTTACGATGGTGTTCCGTTCCTACGAGGCGTCGTAAACCTATTTTGACGTAATTCGGATCATACATTCATACAGAGTACTGTAGCATAATAACAGTACTGTACTGTACTGCAAACACTTAGCCTATCCATACACCTATTCTAATACATAATTATCAATCAAAATAGTAAAATATTGTGcagaaaagtaattttaataatgaaatactGTACTGTATTGTACTGTACTATACAGTACTGTAAGTGCTGTAACAGTAATAAACAGTGTAccgtaataaacaaaaataacaatgcCAAAGAGATAACAAGCTTATTGGGAGGAAGCTACAGAACTTGCTGGAGATACTGAGGCAGGTGAGTCAAGAGGGGCAGGTGAGGTAGAGGATGCAAGTACAGGATCTGTTGGAGGCTCTGCTGCAGGCTCTGTTGCGGGCCTGTCTACCTTCTTGAAGTACTGCTGCAGGTTACTTTGGAAGGAGACcatcttcttctcctccaatatCTCCTTGTGACACCTAAGGAAATCCATGACTCCTCTGGCAACCGTAGTGTACCTGAGTGTACTGAGCCGTCGTAAACAGCGTCATAACCATGAAACGACGTAACCCTAGGATTACCtgtatatatctatactataaagcagaaagtaaggcgtatgtatgggTGTATGTTCTGCcaaccatttgaccaatcttgataaatcTTGGCATatatgttccttgggtactagcTGGAATCGTAAcatatgtatagtagcccttaaacaaaaaaaaagttgctcaactctatgaaagtgtaatttcatggatctaggccatgtttactgagaaaagattgaaaggatctagatctagatctaattttaagaactacacttcgcacagatagtttttcactttgacacatgaaaacaCGAAATATAGTTTACTGatatcattatttaataaaattaatattcaaatttgtgtttcaaaagcatttttacataactTCGCTCCTTATATCTGCAAATTTAGACGTGCATAATCCCCTTCAATTAACAAATCGGGTACTTTATTCATCTCACGctactttcattttaatttgcTAAAGTTATCTCTGTTCGCTTTTAACAAATCAGGTCAATCTGTTCCATAGTATTTGATATGGATGTaaacccaatttctcaaaactacttttgttttcagtggcgaaagagaaaaacttgaaagtaacattagctaagtttgacatagatataaatccaatccactagattagtaatacacaaactaaggccgcAGGCCACAGGTAATGtccggctagtatatatatatatatatgacagtAGAAGGTACTGGAGGAGAAAAAGTCTACTCCTAGgagaaaaagtttaaaaaatgttttgtcatGTGATTGAAAACATTGTTCTCTATATAGAAATCTTTATTGTGGGATTAGGTTCTTAATATAATTttcttagacttacttagacttagattctcCTAAGCCATGGGATGGCAAGTTTTATAACCATATTATATGGGGACTGCCTTGTTTTTGTTTCCTTCATAGGATTAGGCTTACTAACTACTTAGGTGCTACCCTTTAACATCTAAAGTAGCAAACTATACAATTACTAGAAGATATTACACTcttgaggaaaaaaaaggacttaGTTTTAAGTAGCCTCAAAcacttgaaataaattttatgtAATTTTTGCAAATCTGTATCACTTAGTAATCCTGTAGTTTTCTATGAGCTATTTTACCTATGTTTGGAATACCTACCTCGAATTAAAATAAACCTATACAAAGCAAGTAGATCTATCACTGTTAAcaagggcacgacatggcctaaattgtgcagatgtgccaaaaaccaAAAATATCAAATGTTGAATATCACTGTTAACAAAACAGAGACCAGGACAGCAGATTAAAAAGTAAACACCTAAAACACATATCCAAAATTACACATGTGTAGATAGATACATAAAGGATTTCCATAGACTTTGATTTCTAGCTTGTGTTCTATAaactagttataaaaatatgtgtgaTGTATTGCtgttttaagtattaaaaaaagttaagttaccCTCTTAAgttactcattagagctgggtggactcagagacgcccaaagatccagagGACGCctagtgctttaccactcagccactgtgcctccaTTTTAAGTATAGATACCAATAATATgctattatattatttaaattatgggGAAGCCACCAATAAACAATGCTTCAAACCAGTTGTCTTTCTGATCATTGATGGATTTTTAGTTTGATCATAAGATATACACATTTTCAAATTAACTCTCTTCTACATCCAGTGTATAAATATAGTTTGTTCCAACAGATTTCCTGAAAGTGgttcattacaaatattttaatttctctATTTTATTGTATTCAATAAGAGAGCAATAATTAGCTATGAATTAAATTGTCTAACCAATAACAACAAAGAGAATAAAGGCTTTATAATTCTTATGTTTGACCATACCTGTATGAATAAATAGGTTTTGagaaactttaaacatttaatgGATTATAGCTTTTAATATCCAGAAATAGAACCTAAATTTCTGTGATATACAGACACCACTAACTAATATCAAGAATCTCTAGTTATACTTATGTAACAATATTAACAAATATCTgaaatatacaatgaaataattgtatCTTCATTATATACCAATAAGTGTACAAAATTGGTTGAGCTCTGAGCTAAAAGAAATTTTCTTTAGCAGCATGGTCACAGTCATGGGCACAGTCAAGAGAAGCTCCATTCTTCATCAGGCCTCCCTCGGAGCCGTCACAACTCCTCTGGCCACCAATCCAGTCGTATGTCACCCACAGCCCTGCCGCACCCTCCCTTGCTGAATGATGGGGACAAGGGAAACAaccaccaccatcaccaccaccaccGCTGCCATGCCCACAGTAAGTCAGTCATCTCCCCTGTGGTAAaagtgtattgtttgttttatgtgAGTTGAACTGCATATGTAGGTCAGTGAGCGGTGGCACTTGAGATGATTAACTCCTGGTAGTTAGTGTCATCCTCAGAATGTACGCAACCCTCTTGAGTCATTACGACAGTGAGCTTAACTCAATTTGTGACAGAGGGAGCTTACTGGCAATTAAGGGGAGGTAACATAAAAAATGAGTTTCTTATCCTGTGTGGTCTCACTTTACCtatgttttcatttcttaaGTAAGATGTTTGTTCGACAGTAATTCCTTAACCCTCTGACActgttttgtagttttaaatgcTTAAAGCTTTATGAGCtaaaaacaaactacagtcattCTGCTTTGTTGAGCTTTTTGTTACTTGTGGGGTCAGAAAGAGTTTCAAAATACTCACctttattatgtttaaaaattattgcTTGTAACAAAACAGTTACATCGACATTGACAAATTGGATATTGTGATAATGAACACAAATGAAATcacactgacaaaaaaaaatatataataaaatacccaaagcaaaaagtaaaaaacttaAAGATATGATTTTGTTAGCAGACTATAGGATACATATAGGATACTATACATATGGAACATGTATTTAAAAGCTACTTATGACATCAAAATCCTAAATAGAATTCAAGTAGATCATATATACAGAAGGATTATACAATATAGGATAgaaaatgtgaaataaaaaaaaataaagtaaaatgtacattaaagtaaatgaaaattGAAATGTATAAGAATGTAAAGACTATATTTAAACATAAGAAACTTAAATTAGAGAATaagattaacatttttttttttcatattcttttttactaagaaaaatatgtaaatgtatataAGGAGATAGATGTGCTATTTCTTTAGCAAATAATACTGTGAAGTGACTAAAACAGAAGATTGGACCTAAAAatgacaaagaaacaaaacatgtaaatgtatagaaaaaaaagcagCACTACGGCTATGCTCAGAACACGCTTTTCCCTTTTGAATAATACAGTCTACGTAGATCTACCCATACAATCTGCATCTAGCATCCTGCAATGGGGAAATTTGAGACACTTTCAACAAGCAAGTTCTTTGATGAGTCTCCCACCGCTAGTGCACCCAACAAACGAACTCGCAAGTGCTTACGATCCTCTTCTATAAGAGGAAATACATCAGTAGCACACTGTTACTGGAAGTTGGAGTCTTACAACACCGACAAGGAATTCTGTTTTGATGGAACTCACACCACTACAAACTGGAAAAAATGAAGGGAAAACTCAGACAACGCAAAGAGAACTAACAATGCTAAGCATAAAGAGAAATAAGACAACCAGTGCTTCAGCCCAAGGGAGATTGCAAGAATATACAAATCAccgaaagatgttttaatcaattGTTTCATAAACAAGGAACCCCTATGGTATTTTCACATTAAGGCTCAGAAAAAAGACCCAAAAACTACTTAAGGAGATTTCCATTCTTGTCACCCTTGAGGATTTAGAACTGAGTGCAGTGCTTCCTGCTCTGTACTGCCAATGTTGTTAACTTATCAACAATTCATTCCAGTATAATTATGCCAAAGTTTATTGATTCTGTAATTATGTTTTGTAAGAAAATGCTCTTATTTTTCCTAGCGTCATGTTGTTACACAAtccttatatttatatttaatgcgACTAAGATATTGGCACTTTACATTACATACTGTGACGGGCCTTGtgtatgaatgtgtgtgtgtgaatgactTGTTTGacgtctaggggatgattactTTTAGTTTGCCACACACACCGGTCCATCACAGATATATCGGGTGCAGGCacgcaacaaaacaaacaatggagAAGGATACAAATTTTGAAGAatcaaagaatatttatttagttaaaTGTACCAGGCAGAATAAAATGGGGTGGGGggatttgcatctatctctttAGGGATATTTATGGAGTTGTCCCTATgcttaacactatacaacttcatttactcattgaaaagatgaaagcgttgcagattagtccatacataatactatgggctaatgaactttgacccagagagctcagagggttagggtaaacaatgttatatctaatgaacgcatagttaacacaggggcgccccagggggctgtgacatcgccattgtggttcattttgtacaccaatgattttcaatccgagagttcttgttgctccttcacaaaattcgctgatgatgcggctcttcttgccctgctctcagagagctcagacgtaaatgagtatttcaaagaaatagaacacattgaaaaatactgtaaagataatcttttattattaaatgtaaaaaaaaacaaagaaatgataatcgattttcgtagggacaagaaggaaaatgatattgtttctgtagctggagagactattgaaattgtgcaaacctttaaatacctgggtactatcctagacaataaactaaattttactgcaaatactgattatatcagcaaaaaagggcagcaaagattacgattactaagaaaactgtcctcgtttaatgttagcgaaaaggccttggctatgttttatcatgctcacatctgcaatattttaagtttcaatatcactgcctggtatggcaatctgagcattaaaaataaaaataaactttatagaatcctaaatgctgctggcaaaatcattggcaaaaaacaaaccccatttgggcagttgtttgagacaaacatctctaaaaaagctaacaagatcctcgaaataaagaatcaccctttgtgtcaggattttgtgattttaccatcacaaaagagatacaagacaccgatagcaaagacaaacagacacaaacactcttttgttcccctggcaatcaaatcatcaaataagaacaatctggtataaactttgtcacatgtaaattatgagtgagtctggtgtgtatgtacactttggtttcttatagttataatgttttttgtttggtgtaatgcacaaattgtaagacaaatttccttacggataataaagatttttattattattattattattattattatcatcatgcTAGAGtatatgtcactttgtcctctacacttagctggttgtcctacCAATGCAGCAGCTGGCTGTGCTCCTGGGTGGAGGTCTTGCAGCTGGAGAGTCTTGTAGGCCTTTTTTATGGAGTTGTCCCTATGCTTTAACTATTTGGCAGGTTTAttccatttcctttttttaaagctattaatATCTActcaactctgatgggtacctgacattaattggtgaaagtaaaggcagttggtcattgtgctggccacatgacaccctgcttattAACCGTTTGCCCTAAagatcatatatatatactagcctaacattacccgcggcctgcgggtctaagtttgcgtttactaatctagtggattggatttaaatgtatgttaaacgtagctaatgatcctttcaagttttttctcttttgctacgaaaataaaattagttttgcgaaaatgggttt
It encodes:
- the LOC106057036 gene encoding uncharacterized protein LOC106057036 isoform X2 translates to MLEKNLDYHLLDSVSSKVSSAMKTTETYLHSLDSFLHDTSGQTTLTQDSSVSTLMWKALLSLPKEAMLSLVNSFSSLTEASSSSSASTPNQDPYLHSSELKSQQAVVSSSLLPVVHKTQSLPEFLTSKGQRPVHLNHSSQMLPSNIQVVRPQITSVSPSQNSHVGSHHLLHLDNTFNSSRSNIASHPQDILPEHCHRSVGTQNAEISSSSFTSGNELLSCVNMPSQASVGNIERRLTSTNYQIVSNSLPMDNAFPAPCTSRLHVYESNVQALQSPSYGKHRAVFSCPLSQSSLHSKGERSDNILAREIKPPVQSSFNHVVQVFLPSSSYPETEQSGQRDGSWQTNKEFNLLRSNTEYQKMELSTNESPPSYLQNYSNLREDVNISVESLFNTNQTSETISNFESDVQKDHHSEHKSEASNVNATNTVRSPSSQQLKTCKNKTIESTLLIDSQLKSNKKIITEFRYCSPNYTPNSSWHKLKDPVSTSIKSAKIHYMKSKGELLYVPVGDSLRSFINEHPMVQGIYLHKGKREIKKQLAQLCRQYDSGDRMTSWRRGKEILERNRFDDFFELTEEGRKEQEEVLASRKRDQYVVNWYVWCPGHSNCRRKCGGFGMCLEKCKGMMHKQDRHNCSLMINMKLFLSDMSTWRVNIIGSHVPAGSGVNWVPPVLYSLQSSSGRMLDDLSSTEQAKTAQRNSSCKKTATQSSTSAGSDAANNLPPASLSLHKVCKSSTQTSKGSMTFPSKKRISKMLSNLKRRRLERQSSLKAASFRKGDNSVISNEQDNFQLEGLKPKIAWGTKDVGSEADRDHGTHSSMKHPVNSDFENIFENLTRHFGIDVSARKLSNYTTECEINKADTSAMPDSTGLVKSSLAVERSNNLKCSPILTHKYNLDVAQGLGLDQPYLNANTLSDILQQANGQDNFDFQVEMSSSIDSGLNDSYSSKSLNEWKSEYRMNWHSSNAVKQDSSCLSDVFPLQTSSACSPQSNNLFECSDAPLNTYIKSESEAIASIVQSLCGASDFDTMQAIALHDPMVNPELTDTTQVSANNLTLLEALPSYQEATASLVHQLTQPAHKLDHLDE
- the LOC106057036 gene encoding uncharacterized protein LOC106057036 isoform X1 — its product is MIPLKMADRDSPNINVGILTISDSCYNGSATDRSGENLKHLVETGKLIKGTVVTKDIIPDELDQIKAKLLHWSDHLKLDLILTTGGTGFAHRDVTPEATKAVLEKEAMGLTVAMLKGSLDITPMAMLTRLVCGSRGSTLIINLPGSTKGSSECFQIASVAIPHAVDLLRGHKYQVERTHSALQAEHNLSQPSAGCEMLEKNLDYHLLDSVSSKVSSAMKTTETYLHSLDSFLHDTSGQTTLTQDSSVSTLMWKALLSLPKEAMLSLVNSFSSLTEASSSSSASTPNQDPYLHSSELKSQQAVVSSSLLPVVHKTQSLPEFLTSKGQRPVHLNHSSQMLPSNIQVVRPQITSVSPSQNSHVGSHHLLHLDNTFNSSRSNIASHPQDILPEHCHRSVGTQNAEISSSSFTSGNELLSCVNMPSQASVGNIERRLTSTNYQIVSNSLPMDNAFPAPCTSRLHVYESNVQALQSPSYGKHRAVFSCPLSQSSLHSKGERSDNILAREIKPPVQSSFNHVVQVFLPSSSYPETEQSGQRDGSWQTNKEFNLLRSNTEYQKMELSTNESPPSYLQNYSNLREDVNISVESLFNTNQTSETISNFESDVQKDHHSEHKSEASNVNATNTVRSPSSQQLKTCKNKTIESTLLIDSQLKSNKKIITEFRYCSPNYTPNSSWHKLKDPVSTSIKSAKIHYMKSKGELLYVPVGDSLRSFINEHPMVQGIYLHKGKREIKKQLAQLCRQYDSGDRMTSWRRGKEILERNRFDDFFELTEEGRKEQEEVLASRKRDQYVVNWYVWCPGHSNCRRKCGGFGMCLEKCKGMMHKQDRHNCSLMINMKLFLSDMSTWRVNIIGSHVPAGSGVNWVPPVLYSLQSSSGRMLDDLSSTEQAKTAQRNSSCKKTATQSSTSAGSDAANNLPPASLSLHKVCKSSTQTSKGSMTFPSKKRISKMLSNLKRRRLERQSSLKAASFRKGDNSVISNEQDNFQLEGLKPKIAWGTKDVGSEADRDHGTHSSMKHPVNSDFENIFENLTRHFGIDVSARKLSNYTTECEINKADTSAMPDSTGLVKSSLAVERSNNLKCSPILTHKYNLDVAQGLGLDQPYLNANTLSDILQQANGQDNFDFQVEMSSSIDSGLNDSYSSKSLNEWKSEYRMNWHSSNAVKQDSSCLSDVFPLQTSSACSPQSNNLFECSDAPLNTYIKSESEAIASIVQSLCGASDFDTMQAIALHDPMVNPELTDTTQVSANNLTLLEALPSYQEATASLVHQLTQPAHKLDHLDE